The following proteins are co-located in the Fluviicola sp. genome:
- a CDS encoding T9SS type A sorting domain-containing protein has translation MKQTLIIISICCSISSLFAQNWTGALNSDWNNASNWSSAPSNGDNITIDPANYTGAMAQPVISGNSNFTPAEMLVQNGAQLTISAALNTSDRVEIIGNGTVVTITNSGAFSLIGGGNNARLIFVDDAHLQMNGGSLSSGQRLLFELGATGTINAGTVTVGETIALVDGSALGSSKLVQNGGTITTNAEFGFENEAGVYYPTFEQNGGILNINGALVWLGAAPGAGTGYFRSTGGTVKVTGTIGNDPTSTMNMHLELTGNSALLENSGTAVQLLNGDSVILNNHATWKDLNAAVWTNNGSVYAADSSLFLTGNTVFNGNGSYQLDFLTIPTGKSLTHISPLVLSVSGDLSVSGSFNHHSNILNLNGSKNQVVDHASNNLMLYGLRIENNANGPADGGYGISLNTSVNISSELQLNNGIVVCDPLSLVKLADNTTLSGESDTTFIVGYVEKTGNDAFVFPVGTLPDRYRPLSITAPASPGTVIKAGYVNNSYSNLTPVEAPMQSVSSLEYWDFTNSSTADPVGVTVGWNNAMQSGLSDCADITLTVWNGSQWAFVPSGTSGLCNGTNEGTLFSTNNLPVHGPVTIGFTSNVTQQHITLCSGDSVIVGSNSYSADGTYFDVLQDINGDDSTVVTVVSVLAPVIQSITDNITSITVVAPTASNLVWINCADESPANGTGSFTFTPSANGTYAVIASNTNGCSDTSDCIVIDQLSLPEFSNNQLEIYPNPVTGNGFLTILAEASEFTIQSLDGKIIQPKSVTLVNEKAVIELPDLRHGVYLITEKAKGSGLRTSRFSVQ, from the coding sequence ATGAAACAAACACTTATAATAATCAGCATCTGTTGCTCAATCAGTTCTTTGTTCGCACAGAACTGGACAGGTGCTCTGAATTCGGATTGGAACAACGCTTCCAATTGGTCTTCCGCTCCTTCAAACGGAGATAATATTACGATCGATCCGGCGAATTATACCGGGGCTATGGCACAACCGGTCATTTCAGGCAATTCAAATTTCACACCGGCAGAAATGCTTGTCCAAAACGGGGCGCAGCTAACTATTTCTGCTGCACTGAACACAAGCGATCGCGTAGAGATTATCGGGAACGGAACGGTTGTTACGATTACTAATTCCGGGGCTTTTTCCCTGATCGGAGGCGGAAATAATGCCCGCTTGATCTTTGTAGATGATGCTCATTTGCAAATGAACGGCGGTAGTTTATCCAGCGGACAGCGCCTGCTGTTTGAATTGGGAGCTACCGGAACCATTAACGCAGGAACAGTAACGGTTGGAGAAACCATCGCATTGGTAGACGGAAGCGCATTAGGTTCCAGCAAACTGGTACAAAACGGGGGAACCATTACCACCAATGCCGAATTTGGCTTTGAGAATGAGGCCGGAGTTTACTATCCGACCTTTGAACAAAACGGTGGAATCTTGAATATCAACGGCGCATTGGTTTGGCTGGGCGCAGCTCCCGGAGCAGGAACCGGTTATTTCCGTTCAACCGGCGGAACGGTGAAAGTGACCGGAACAATCGGGAATGATCCCACAAGTACCATGAACATGCATTTGGAATTAACCGGAAACAGTGCATTATTGGAAAATTCAGGAACTGCTGTTCAATTGCTTAACGGTGATTCGGTTATTTTGAATAACCATGCAACCTGGAAAGACTTGAATGCAGCTGTCTGGACCAATAACGGAAGTGTGTATGCTGCCGATTCTTCCTTATTCCTGACAGGGAATACTGTTTTCAACGGAAACGGAAGTTATCAACTTGATTTTCTAACCATTCCTACCGGGAAAAGCCTTACCCACATTTCTCCGCTAGTATTGAGTGTAAGCGGGGATTTATCCGTATCGGGTTCCTTCAATCACCATTCAAATATCCTGAATTTGAACGGGTCGAAAAACCAGGTGGTTGATCATGCTTCGAACAACCTGATGCTTTACGGGCTTCGCATTGAAAATAACGCAAACGGCCCTGCAGATGGCGGATACGGGATTTCCCTGAATACTTCGGTAAATATTTCTTCCGAACTTCAACTAAACAACGGAATCGTTGTATGCGATCCGCTTTCACTGGTGAAACTAGCCGATAATACAACGCTTTCGGGAGAATCCGACACCACGTTTATCGTCGGTTACGTGGAAAAAACCGGAAATGATGCGTTTGTTTTTCCTGTAGGAACGCTTCCTGACAGATACCGCCCTTTGTCAATCACAGCACCGGCATCTCCAGGTACAGTGATTAAAGCCGGCTATGTAAACAATTCCTACAGCAACTTAACTCCTGTTGAAGCTCCGATGCAAAGTGTCAGTTCGTTGGAATACTGGGACTTTACCAATTCAAGCACTGCAGACCCGGTTGGTGTAACTGTTGGCTGGAACAACGCGATGCAAAGCGGTTTGAGCGATTGTGCGGATATCACATTAACGGTTTGGAACGGTTCCCAATGGGCTTTTGTCCCTTCCGGCACTTCCGGGTTATGTAACGGAACGAATGAAGGAACACTTTTTTCGACTAATAATTTACCGGTACACGGCCCTGTTACGATTGGCTTTACCAGTAATGTTACACAGCAACACATCACGTTGTGCAGCGGAGATTCGGTAATTGTAGGGTCAAATAGCTATTCTGCCGACGGAACTTATTTTGATGTATTGCAGGACATCAACGGAGACGACAGTACAGTAGTAACCGTTGTCAGCGTTTTAGCCCCGGTCATTCAATCCATTACGGATAATATTACTTCCATAACGGTTGTTGCGCCAACAGCAAGCAATTTGGTTTGGATCAATTGCGCGGACGAAAGCCCGGCAAACGGTACCGGATCATTTACATTCACACCGTCAGCAAACGGAACGTACGCCGTGATAGCATCAAACACTAACGGATGTAGCGATACCAGTGATTGTATTGTAATCGATCAGCTGAGTCTTCCGGAGTTCAGTAACAATCAACTGGAAATTTACCCGAACCCAGTTACAGGAAATGGTTTTCTGACCATTCTAGCCGAAGCTTCTGAGTTTACGATCCAAAGCCTGGACGGTAAGATCATTCAACCGAAATCAGTGACACTCGTAAATGAAAAAGCTGTAATTGAATTACCGGATTTGAGACACGGAGTTTACCTCATCACAGAAAAAGCGAAAGGTTCAGGTTTACGCACAAGTCGTTTCAGCGTTCAGTAA
- a CDS encoding SRPBCC family protein, which yields MEKTKITVQTTVNAPIEKVWDYWNEPEHIKQWNSASPDWHTPKSENDLRAGGRFTARMEAKDGSFGFDFGGVYDEVTTHQFISYTMDDGRQTHITFTSDGGNETKVVETFDAEGQNPVEMQQAGWQAILDNFKKYTENN from the coding sequence ATGGAAAAGACAAAAATCACGGTACAAACTACGGTAAATGCACCGATCGAAAAAGTGTGGGATTATTGGAATGAGCCCGAACACATCAAACAGTGGAACAGCGCTTCACCGGATTGGCACACGCCGAAATCGGAAAATGACCTGCGCGCGGGAGGCCGTTTTACAGCAAGAATGGAAGCAAAAGACGGTAGCTTCGGATTTGATTTCGGAGGTGTCTACGACGAAGTGACTACACATCAGTTTATCAGCTATACCATGGACGATGGCCGGCAGACCCACATTACTTTCACCAGCGATGGCGGCAACGAAACCAAAGTGGTGGAAACATTTGATGCAGAAGGCCAGAATCCGGTTGAAATGCAGCAAGCAGGCTGGCAGGCAATCCTGGATAATTTCAAAAAATACACAGAGAACAATTAA
- a CDS encoding SRPBCC domain-containing protein — MNSNLLFDFSVNKENNTIHVTRDFAANLSLVWDAWTKPELLDLWWAPKPFQTKTKSMDFKVGGMWLYCMISPENEIHWCKLDYQSIENQKSYSGLDGFCDENGTLNEAFPRSFWNNEFSAKGENTTVNITIKYDSLEDLEKIISYGFKEGFSMAMENLDQYIEMKFKLRNELKPKRLPRVCTYLNFPGNTEEAFLFYQSVFKTDFSGKGIQRFGDIPADGNHPPVAEAVKDMILHIELPIAPNHVLMGTDAPKEMGFTLTSGNNMHISVEPETREEAKRIFDELSAGGTITMPLEDMFFGAYYGSFTDKYGINWMINYNNE, encoded by the coding sequence ATGAATTCAAATCTGCTTTTTGATTTTTCCGTAAACAAGGAAAACAACACCATTCACGTAACGCGCGATTTTGCCGCAAACCTTTCCCTGGTGTGGGATGCCTGGACCAAACCTGAATTACTGGACTTGTGGTGGGCACCCAAACCTTTTCAAACCAAAACGAAATCCATGGATTTCAAAGTGGGAGGGATGTGGCTGTACTGCATGATCTCACCGGAAAATGAAATCCACTGGTGCAAATTGGATTACCAATCCATTGAAAACCAAAAATCCTACTCCGGACTGGATGGTTTTTGTGATGAGAACGGAACGTTGAATGAGGCATTCCCGCGTTCATTCTGGAACAATGAATTCTCTGCGAAAGGTGAAAATACAACGGTAAACATTACCATCAAATACGATTCACTCGAAGATTTGGAAAAGATCATTTCCTACGGATTTAAGGAAGGATTCTCCATGGCAATGGAAAACCTGGATCAGTACATTGAAATGAAATTCAAATTGCGCAATGAACTCAAGCCGAAACGCTTGCCAAGAGTTTGCACTTACCTGAATTTCCCGGGAAATACAGAGGAAGCGTTCCTGTTCTATCAATCAGTGTTCAAAACAGACTTCTCAGGGAAAGGAATCCAGCGGTTCGGTGACATTCCTGCAGATGGAAATCACCCGCCGGTAGCAGAAGCAGTAAAAGATATGATCCTTCACATCGAATTGCCGATCGCTCCGAACCACGTGCTGATGGGAACAGACGCTCCCAAAGAAATGGGATTCACCCTCACGTCCGGAAACAACATGCATATTTCTGTAGAACCGGAAACCAGGGAAGAAGCGAAACGCATTTTTGATGAACTTTCTGCCGGTGGAACCATCACCATGCCGCTGGAAGACATGTTCTTCGGTGCATACTACGGTTCTTTTACAGATAAATACGGAATTAACTGGATGATTAATTACAATAATGAGTAA
- a CDS encoding SRPBCC domain-containing protein produces the protein MNHNLAFDFSVDKDNRTITVKREFAAERSLVWDAYTKSEILDQWWGPKPWNARTKSMDFRDGGTWLYAMVGPGGQEHWSVTNYTKIRPESSFTGTDAFTDSNGTINKDMPQSKWEVSFEEKGDRTEVTILITYDDLAQLEETIKMGFKEGLSIGMEQLDELLPKLKK, from the coding sequence ATGAATCACAATTTGGCATTTGATTTTTCTGTAGATAAAGACAACAGAACAATTACCGTAAAAAGAGAATTTGCGGCAGAAAGATCCCTGGTTTGGGATGCATACACCAAAAGCGAAATCCTGGACCAGTGGTGGGGCCCGAAACCCTGGAACGCACGCACAAAAAGCATGGATTTCAGAGATGGCGGAACCTGGCTGTATGCGATGGTAGGCCCGGGCGGACAAGAACACTGGTCGGTAACCAATTACACCAAAATACGCCCGGAAAGTTCCTTTACAGGCACAGACGCTTTTACCGATAGCAACGGTACAATCAACAAAGACATGCCGCAATCGAAATGGGAGGTTTCCTTTGAGGAGAAAGGCGATAGAACGGAAGTAACGATCCTCATCACTTACGATGACCTGGCGCAATTGGAAGAAACCATTAAAATGGGCTTCAAAGAAGGCTTGTCTATCGGGATGGAGCAATTGGACGAATTATTACCAAAGCTTAAAAAATAA
- a CDS encoding DoxX family protein — protein MKNKILFVISLLFGLMFINSGLNKIFQYMPMPKDMPENMLKLVQAFETIGWLMPLVAVVEIIGGVLVIIPKYRALGALMIFPIMVGILLTHIFHAPSGLPIALILAAVLAWIMIDNRSKYAALFK, from the coding sequence ATGAAAAATAAGATCTTATTTGTGATCAGCCTGCTTTTTGGTTTGATGTTCATCAATTCCGGGCTCAACAAAATTTTCCAATACATGCCAATGCCGAAGGACATGCCGGAAAACATGTTGAAATTGGTACAGGCGTTCGAAACGATCGGTTGGTTGATGCCTTTGGTTGCGGTAGTAGAAATCATCGGAGGTGTTTTGGTGATTATTCCCAAATACCGTGCATTGGGTGCGCTGATGATCTTCCCCATCATGGTCGGAATTCTTTTAACACATATCTTTCATGCACCTTCCGGTTTACCCATTGCATTGATTCTGGCAGCAGTGCTGGCCTGGATCATGATTGATAACCGGTCGAAGTATGCGGCTTTATTTAAATAA
- a CDS encoding metalloregulator ArsR/SmtB family transcription factor: protein MRRDVFQAIADPTRRAIILLVAVQSMTPNALAEHFDTTRQAVSKHLRILTECELLQQNQSGREIYYQLNGDKMKEIDHWLQQFKRIWESRFNQLDDVLATLKKDK from the coding sequence ATGAGAAGAGATGTTTTTCAAGCAATAGCAGACCCTACCCGCAGAGCAATTATCCTGCTGGTGGCTGTTCAGTCCATGACACCGAATGCCCTGGCCGAGCATTTCGACACCACCCGTCAGGCAGTTTCCAAACATTTACGGATTCTCACCGAATGCGAACTCCTGCAACAGAACCAATCGGGAAGAGAAATTTATTATCAACTCAATGGCGATAAAATGAAAGAGATCGATCACTGGCTGCAACAGTTCAAAAGGATCTGGGAAAGCCGTTTCAACCAATTAGACGACGTATTAGCAACTTTAAAGAAAGACAAATGA